One window of Globicephala melas chromosome 5, mGloMel1.2, whole genome shotgun sequence genomic DNA carries:
- the LOC115858141 gene encoding LOW QUALITY PROTEIN: large ribosomal subunit protein uL14-like (The sequence of the model RefSeq protein was modified relative to this genomic sequence to represent the inferred CDS: substituted 1 base at 1 genomic stop codon), whose translation MSKRGRGGSSGAKFRISLGLPVGAVINCADNTGAKNLYIISVKGTKGXLNRLPAAGMGDMVMATVKKGKPELRKKVHPAVVIRQRKSYRRKDGVFLYFEDNAGVIVNNKGEMKGSAITGPAAKECADLWPRIASNAGSIA comes from the coding sequence ATGTCGAAGCGAGGACGTGGTGGGTCCTCTGGTGCGAAATTCCGGATTTCCTTGGGTCTTCCGGTTGGAGCCGTGATCAACTGTGCTGACAACACAGGAGCCAAAAATCTGTATATCATCTCTGTGAAGGGGACCAAGGGATGACTAAATAGACTTCCTGCTGCTGGTATGGGTGACATGGTGATGGCCACCGTCAAGAAAGGCAAACCAGAGCTCAGAAAGAAGGTACATCCAGCAGTGGTAATTCGACAACGAAAGTCATACCGGAGAAAAGATggtgtgtttctttattttgaagataaCGCAGGGGTCATAGTAAACAATAAAGGCGAGATGAAAGGTTCTGCCATCACAGGACCAGCTGCAAAGGAATGTGCCGACTTGTGGCCCAGGATTGCATCCAATGCTGGCAGCATTGCATGA